Part of the Portunus trituberculatus isolate SZX2019 chromosome 46, ASM1759143v1, whole genome shotgun sequence genome, taccaaattCTCGGACAAGTGCGGAGCAGTCGCGACATCACGAGGACAGCGTCTACAGTACCTCGGGAGACCGACAATAAACCTTTCACTTTATCAAAATGGTAAGTGCTCAGTTACATAGGTATTTGTTGTATGAGGGATATTCCGGATGTTAACCAACGGTGGTATTCTATTTGGTAATCGTCGTAAAAGTACTAATACTGTTTTCTCTTTGTCGCGTCGCGCTTGGCGGGTGTGGATAATGGCATGCCGGTAACCGGTGTTTTATTGAAACGAAAGTGCGTTGTGTTAGATGAAGTTCTgcctgattattttttttacaatatgtTTCCATTTTTCAGCGTGAGTGTATTTCAATCCACGTTGGGCAGGCTGGTGCCCAGATGGGCAATGCCTGCTGGGAACTGTACTGCTTGGAGCACGGAATCCAGCCTGATGGCCAGATGCCCTCTGACAAGACCGTCGGTGGAGGCGATGATTCTTTCAACACTTTCTTCAGCGAGACTGGGTCGGGCAAGCATGTTCCCCGTGCAGTGTTCGTAGATTTGGAGCCAACTGTTATCGGTATGTATAATTTTAGACCTACGATTATTATATTAGCTTGGTTTATAATGAATTCCCGTGCTTAATAGCTAGTTATACataaattaattattatttaaattaGTCATCAGAAATTCAGTCTGATTTATTTCataacttgcattttttttaaggtgaaaTTGCCAGGAGCGAACTTTAGCAGTGAGTTAATTTTCGATATTCCTTTCCAGACGAGATCAGAACTGGAGTATACAGACAGCTATTCCACCCCGAGCAACTCATTACTGGTAAGGAGGATGCTGCCAACAACTACGCTCGAGGCCACTACACCATTGGGAAAGAGATTGTGGATATTGTTCTGGACCGTATTCGTAAGCTGGCAGACAACTGCACTGGCCTTCAGGGTTTCCTTatcttccattcctttggtGGTGGCACTGGCTCTGGCTTCACTTCCCTGCTCATGGAAAGGTTGTCTGTTGATTATGGTAAGAAGAGCAAGCTCGAATTCGCCATCTACCCCGCACCTCAGGTTGCCACTGCTGTTGTCGAGCCCTATAACTCCATTCTGACCACCCATACGACTCTGGAACATTCCGACTGTGCCTTCATGGTTGACAACGAAGCAATATATGATATCTGTCGCAGGAATCTTGACATCGAGCGCCCAACTTACACCAACCTGAACCGCCTGATCGGCCAGATCGTGTCCTCCATCACAGCTTCTCTGCGTTTCGATGGTGCCTTGAACGTTGACCTGACCGAGTTCCAGACCAACTTGGTGCCCTATCCCAG contains:
- the LOC123519861 gene encoding tubulin alpha-3 chain-like — translated: MRECISIHVGQAGAQMGNACWELYCLEHGIQPDGQMPSDKTVGGGDDSFNTFFSETGSGKHVPRAVFVDLEPTVIDEIRTGVYRQLFHPEQLITGKEDAANNYARGHYTIGKEIVDIVLDRIRKLADNCTGLQGFLIFHSFGGGTGSGFTSLLMERLSVDYGKKSKLEFAIYPAPQVATAVVEPYNSILTTHTTLEHSDCAFMVDNEAIYDICRRNLDIERPTYTNLNRLIGQIVSSITASLRFDGALNVDLTEFQTNLVPYPRIHFPLVTYAPVISAEKAYHEQLSVSEITNSCFEPANQMVKCDPRHGKYMACCLLYRGDVVPKDVNAAIATIKTKRTIQFVDWCPTGFKVGINYQPPTVVPGGDLAKVSRAVCMLSNTTAIAEAWARLDHKFDLMYAKRAFVHWYVGEGMEEGEFTEAREDLAALEKDYEEVGVDSADAEGEEEGEEY